The proteins below are encoded in one region of Acidithiobacillus ferrooxidans ATCC 23270:
- a CDS encoding geranylgeranyl reductase family protein: MNPLAIDVLVIGAGPAGAAAARAAAGKGLTVICVDRRAEVGVPVQCAEFVPMPLLRTVHETDSRVQDVAGMLTVLPSGLQHHSVFPGIMIDRARFDQGLAKLAQAAGAQLETRCQFLAWDGEVARLRRGTGEAFTVRPRLLIGADGPHSLVAEAVGLPHQEVVYTRQYTVPLLRPYADTDIFLSDAFPGGYGWLFPRGPVANLGLGADRHFENNLKLPLEQLHRQMVARGIIGEAVLGRTGGAIPVGGIRPMVRGNVVLVGDAAGLTHPITGAGIPAAVISGEGAGLAAAGYLAGDGDALESYAEDMQDQFGPALARAVQRRKSLEAVWRQPAAQEDRVMRSGWIAFDEYYAA; this comes from the coding sequence GTGAACCCTTTAGCCATAGATGTACTGGTGATTGGCGCCGGTCCGGCCGGCGCGGCGGCAGCGCGTGCCGCTGCGGGCAAAGGCCTTACGGTGATCTGCGTGGATCGTCGTGCGGAGGTCGGCGTCCCGGTGCAATGCGCCGAGTTTGTCCCCATGCCGCTCTTGCGTACGGTGCATGAAACGGATTCGCGGGTGCAGGACGTGGCAGGGATGTTGACGGTGCTGCCCTCCGGGTTGCAGCATCACAGCGTTTTCCCTGGCATCATGATTGACCGGGCACGTTTCGACCAGGGACTGGCAAAGCTGGCGCAGGCAGCCGGTGCTCAGCTTGAAACGCGTTGCCAATTCCTCGCCTGGGATGGCGAAGTGGCCCGCCTGCGGCGCGGCACCGGAGAGGCATTCACCGTGCGCCCCCGCCTGCTGATCGGCGCCGACGGGCCACACAGTCTGGTGGCGGAGGCCGTGGGCTTGCCGCATCAAGAGGTCGTTTATACCCGTCAATATACGGTGCCATTGCTGCGTCCCTATGCGGATACGGATATTTTTCTTTCGGATGCTTTTCCGGGAGGCTATGGTTGGTTGTTTCCCCGTGGGCCGGTGGCCAATCTCGGATTGGGTGCGGATCGGCATTTTGAGAACAACCTTAAATTGCCGCTGGAGCAGTTGCATCGGCAGATGGTGGCGCGTGGCATCATCGGCGAAGCCGTCCTCGGGCGTACCGGTGGCGCGATTCCCGTGGGTGGCATTCGACCGATGGTGCGTGGCAACGTGGTGCTTGTCGGAGACGCGGCGGGGCTTACCCATCCCATCACGGGGGCGGGTATCCCCGCTGCGGTGATCAGTGGTGAAGGCGCAGGATTGGCCGCTGCTGGTTATCTGGCGGGCGACGGGGACGCGTTGGAGAGCTACGCAGAAGATATGCAGGATCAGTTTGGTCCGGCCTTGGCGCGGGCCGTGCAGCGAAGAAAATCTTTGGAAGCCGTGTGGCGACAGCCTGCGGCCCAGGAAGACAGGGTGATGCGATCCGGCTGGATCGCCTTTGATGAATACTACGCCGCCTGA
- a CDS encoding lipoate--protein ligase family protein has translation MTTYNAKDWLVVDTGVRPADENMALDKTLLLAMSEGQIPSIFRFLRFEESALVGYHQSPEQELNLEFCREQGIAVQRRLTGGGALIFDPTQIGWELVCRRDALPQGDMASLSQRICEAAAAGLSLLGVSARFRPRNDIEVEGRKISGTGGIMDGNVLLFQGTVLVDLDIPRMLRVLRVPLEKLNAHAISSVAERVTSLKALLGKAPELTAVQKALLDGFRAHLGLSFVRGDLPDAVAALLPEALAEVRDADWLGINRRARDDMPLRKATLRAPGGTLQAEMLWDSYGNRVRQVHFSGDYFVQPRRAIVDLEAALRNVHLNDVDGVIEGLFEKQAVDGFGLQPEHFATVLRMAAKDA, from the coding sequence ATGACAACGTATAACGCCAAGGACTGGCTCGTGGTCGATACGGGCGTGCGCCCGGCCGACGAAAATATGGCCTTGGACAAGACGTTGCTCCTGGCAATGTCCGAAGGACAGATTCCCAGCATTTTCCGTTTCCTGCGCTTTGAGGAATCCGCGCTGGTCGGTTATCACCAATCACCGGAGCAGGAACTCAACCTGGAGTTCTGTCGTGAGCAGGGGATCGCCGTGCAGCGTCGTCTTACCGGCGGCGGCGCACTGATTTTTGATCCCACCCAGATAGGCTGGGAACTGGTTTGTCGGCGGGACGCGCTACCCCAGGGCGATATGGCCTCGCTGTCGCAGAGAATCTGTGAAGCGGCGGCGGCTGGCTTATCGCTTCTTGGGGTGAGCGCACGGTTTCGCCCGCGCAACGACATCGAGGTGGAAGGGCGGAAAATTTCGGGTACCGGCGGGATTATGGATGGCAATGTGCTGCTCTTTCAGGGGACGGTGCTGGTCGATCTGGATATTCCGCGGATGTTGCGCGTACTGCGGGTGCCGCTGGAGAAACTGAATGCCCATGCCATCTCTTCGGTGGCGGAACGGGTGACCAGCTTGAAGGCCTTGTTGGGTAAAGCGCCGGAGTTGACGGCGGTACAGAAGGCCTTACTGGATGGTTTCCGCGCGCATTTGGGGCTGTCTTTCGTCCGGGGCGACCTGCCGGATGCCGTGGCCGCGCTGTTGCCGGAGGCATTGGCGGAGGTGCGTGACGCGGACTGGCTTGGCATCAACCGCCGCGCGCGCGACGATATGCCGCTGCGTAAAGCGACCTTGCGCGCCCCCGGTGGCACGCTGCAAGCAGAAATGCTCTGGGATAGTTATGGGAACCGAGTGCGGCAGGTTCACTTCAGCGGTGATTATTTTGTCCAGCCCCGGCGCGCTATCGTCGATCTGGAGGCGGCGCTGCGTAATGTCCATCTGAACGACGTGGACGGTGTTATCGAGGGATTGTTCGAGAAGCAGGCTGTCGATGGCTTCGGCTTACAGCCGGAGCATTTCGCGACGGTATTGCGGATGGCGGCAAAAGACGCGTGA